One Candidatus Moraniibacteriota bacterium DNA window includes the following coding sequences:
- a CDS encoding YifB family Mg chelatase-like AAA ATPase, translating to MPSKILSAATIGLDSEIVEVEVDVLGQGLHNFTIVGLPDTAIKESRDRVSSALKNSGFKPAHRCGRITVNLAPADLPKLSPIYDLPIALGLILATNQVHFDFKGKMFVGELALDGTVRPIHGTLPIALLAKEKGIKELYVPRENAPEASVVREVRIIPADNFYSLVSHLIGEQIIDFFPEVNFEELFQKEEYPLDMSHIHGQEHAKRALEIAAAGAHNVILNGPPGSGKTLLARTMPSILPRLNFSESLEITKIFSVAGKLSKNSGLITERPYRSPHHSASAVSLVGGGTYPKPGEISLAHRGVLFLDEFAEFPRNVMENLRQPLEDGVISVSRAKGSLEFPARFTLIAAMNPCPCGNATDPERLCSCSPAQIIKYQRKISGPILDRIDLHVEVPRLKFEKLREDGRGETSVQIRERVEKAREVQKKRFKNLDIITNSEMSSNQIKNFCLLDNQCIELLRSAVTTLHLSARAYHRIIKIARTIADLAGVEKIQPAYIAEAVQYRFKTE from the coding sequence ATGCCTTCTAAAATACTTTCCGCTGCTACTATTGGCCTTGATAGTGAAATTGTAGAAGTGGAAGTGGATGTTCTGGGCCAGGGACTCCATAATTTTACCATCGTTGGTCTCCCCGACACGGCTATCAAAGAATCACGCGACCGGGTTAGTTCGGCCCTCAAGAACAGCGGCTTCAAGCCGGCTCATCGCTGCGGCCGGATTACCGTGAATCTGGCTCCGGCTGATCTTCCCAAGCTAAGTCCGATTTATGATCTTCCCATTGCCCTTGGACTCATTTTAGCTACCAATCAGGTCCATTTTGACTTCAAAGGAAAAATGTTTGTGGGAGAGCTGGCTCTAGACGGAACAGTGCGCCCGATTCACGGAACTCTTCCCATCGCGCTTCTTGCCAAAGAAAAAGGAATAAAAGAACTTTATGTTCCACGAGAAAACGCGCCTGAAGCCAGCGTGGTCAGGGAAGTCAGAATTATTCCGGCGGATAATTTTTATTCTCTGGTCAGTCATCTTATCGGAGAGCAAATTATTGATTTTTTTCCGGAAGTGAATTTTGAGGAATTATTTCAAAAAGAAGAATATCCGCTGGATATGTCCCACATCCACGGTCAGGAACATGCTAAACGAGCTCTTGAGATTGCCGCCGCCGGCGCCCACAACGTGATTCTCAACGGTCCTCCCGGATCAGGAAAAACGCTCCTGGCCAGGACAATGCCTTCCATTCTTCCCCGCCTCAATTTTTCCGAATCGCTGGAAATCACCAAAATATTTTCCGTGGCGGGGAAGTTGTCCAAGAACAGTGGTTTGATTACCGAGCGCCCTTACCGCTCTCCTCATCACAGCGCGAGTGCTGTGTCATTGGTGGGCGGAGGAACTTATCCCAAGCCCGGTGAAATAAGCTTAGCCCACCGGGGAGTGTTATTTTTGGACGAATTCGCCGAGTTCCCCCGAAACGTGATGGAGAATCTCCGCCAGCCGCTGGAAGACGGAGTGATATCAGTATCTCGCGCCAAGGGATCGCTTGAATTTCCGGCTCGCTTCACTTTGATCGCGGCCATGAACCCCTGCCCGTGCGGCAACGCGACTGATCCAGAGCGCCTCTGCTCCTGCAGCCCGGCGCAGATCATCAAGTACCAGCGAAAAATTTCCGGTCCGATCTTAGACCGTATTGACCTTCATGTAGAAGTACCGCGGCTCAAGTTTGAAAAATTGCGTGAGGATGGCCGCGGAGAAACCAGTGTTCAAATCAGGGAACGGGTAGAAAAAGCCAGAGAAGTTCAAAAAAAGCGTTTTAAAAATCTGGATATTATTACTAATAGCGAAATGAGTTCCAATCAGATAAAAAACTTCTGTCTTCTGGACAATCAGTGTATTGAACTCCTTCGCAGTGCTGTCACCACGCTGCACTTGAGCGCCCGGGCATATCATCGTATTATTAAGATCGCTAGAACCATCGCGGATCTCGCCGGAGTGGAAAAAATCCAGCCGGCCTACATTGCCGAAGCGGTACAGTATCGGTTTAAGACGGAGTAA
- a CDS encoding ORF6N domain-containing protein: MKSIIPQEVIENKILLIRGKKVILDKDLAAFYQVETKVLNRAVKRNIDRFPEDFMFRLNKNEFDNLRFHFGTSSYGGRRYIPFVFTEQGVAMLSSVLKSKRAIQANIQIIRTFTRLREIIISNRELRIKIEEMERKNESKFKVIFDIIKKLIATREKEINPNKRIGFKAK, translated from the coding sequence ATGAAAAGCATAATCCCACAGGAAGTCATTGAAAATAAAATACTTCTCATAAGAGGTAAGAAAGTTATTCTGGACAAGGATTTAGCCGCTTTTTATCAGGTTGAAACTAAAGTTCTTAACCGGGCTGTTAAAAGAAATATTGACCGTTTCCCGGAAGATTTTATGTTCCGCTTAAATAAAAACGAGTTTGACAATTTGAGGTTCCATTTTGGCACCTCAAGTTACGGAGGAAGGCGCTATATTCCTTTTGTCTTTACCGAACAAGGCGTGGCTATGCTTTCCAGCGTTTTAAAAAGCAAAAGGGCTATACAGGCCAACATACAAATTATCCGGACTTTTACCCGGCTCAGGGAAATAATAATCAGTAACCGCGAACTTCGTATTAAAATTGAAGAAATGGAAAGAAAAAATGAAAGCAAATTCAAGGTTATTTTTGATATTATTAAAAAACTTATAGCCACCCGGGAAAAAGAGATAAATCCAAATAAACGGATCGGCTTTAAAGCTAAATAA
- a CDS encoding septal ring lytic transglycosylase RlpA family protein: MVVQGTYVKVGKSHTGTATWYSFRGGLFAASPWLPIGSYARVTNKENGKQIIVKINDRGPFGDGRIIDLDKVAFAKIAPLGQGVISVKVEEIIN; the protein is encoded by the coding sequence ATGGTGGTGCAAGGAACATACGTGAAGGTGGGCAAATCCCATACTGGCACAGCCACCTGGTATTCTTTTCGCGGCGGGCTTTTCGCCGCCAGCCCCTGGCTGCCGATAGGAAGTTATGCCCGGGTGACTAACAAAGAAAATGGGAAACAAATAATTGTAAAAATCAACGACCGCGGTCCGTTTGGAGATGGGCGCATTATTGATCTGGACAAAGTAGCATTTGCCAAAATCGCGCCGCTGGGACAGGGCGTAATTTCCGTAAAAGTGGAAGAGATCATAAATTAA
- the rsmA gene encoding 16S rRNA (adenine(1518)-N(6)/adenine(1519)-N(6))-dimethyltransferase RsmA, whose product MPTKLGQNFLVNKDVVKKIIKTAGLTPDDFVLEIGPGKGILTEELAKHEGKVIAVEIDKKLVNLLRNKLHNCKNVEIVKGDILKINLTKQLTTNYLQRINYKVIANLPYYITSPIIRLFLEADNPPSEMILMVQKEVAERIVAQPGKMSILSVAVQYYAKPELLFTVGRENFDPVPEVDSAVIKISNIKNQISKLESKEFFRIVRAGFCAKRKTLANNLTNSFHLGKYEVEEKIKKTGFLPNVRAQELSVENWKKLAGLF is encoded by the coding sequence ATGCCCACCAAGTTAGGTCAAAATTTTCTGGTTAATAAAGATGTCGTTAAAAAGATTATTAAAACGGCAGGTCTAACGCCTGATGATTTTGTTCTGGAAATCGGGCCGGGGAAAGGGATATTGACAGAAGAATTGGCAAAACACGAGGGAAAAGTTATCGCTGTTGAAATTGATAAAAAACTGGTGAATTTGTTACGTAACAAATTACATAACTGCAAAAATGTTGAAATTGTGAAAGGAGATATTTTAAAGATTAATTTAACTAAACAACTTACAACTAACTACTTACAACGTATAAATTACAAAGTAATTGCGAATTTACCTTATTATATTACGTCGCCGATCATTAGGCTTTTTCTGGAAGCTGATAATCCACCGAGCGAAATGATATTGATGGTTCAAAAAGAAGTAGCCGAGCGGATTGTCGCCCAGCCGGGCAAGATGAGCATTCTATCAGTGGCGGTTCAATATTACGCAAAGCCGGAATTATTATTCACAGTCGGGAGGGAAAATTTTGATCCGGTGCCGGAGGTGGATAGCGCAGTAATAAAAATATCAAATATCAAAAATCAAATATCAAAATTAGAGAGTAAAGAATTTTTTAGAATAGTGCGGGCGGGATTTTGCGCCAAGAGGAAAACGCTTGCCAATAATTTGACCAACAGTTTTCATCTGGGGAAATATGAAGTGGAAGAAAAAATAAAAAAAACCGGATTTTTGCCAAATGTCCGAGCACAGGAGCTTTCAGTTGAAAATTGGAAGAAATTGGCGGGATTGTTCTAA
- a CDS encoding UbiA family prenyltransferase produces the protein MAKFLPKIIDRIENSPVTFWFWLASFSAIIIIRILIENWLEGFRSRSGLFIFYEFTHTFLFFLIAYLLFLWILKRILSADFRKISNVLLWGYLIILTPPIADYIISHGKGFWSFYEFDGLKGLITRFFTFFGSTPEIGVTYGVRIEVAIAILFIGLYSFLKSKNILKSLFLFLLSYLVFFVLGTFPSWITIAVKGFSKGFLAVTDVDVAQMFLTPARIFSREIPDIVSTLNIKMSLVYSLVLIGIVLLGVFFDWKNRFLAFLKNARFPQLIYHGGLLMVGMGLAVIFTDSWITFNFFNVSSFLVLLSSIFCAWLASVVINDIQDKDIDKITNQTRPLATGTFTLEEYKTIGWILFLVSILFSAIVNFKIALLLLVYQAIAWLYSCWPLRLKRFAFVSTFVSAIASLLILFSGFILVSPEQNIKGLPFSIVALLVIGYTLALPIKDFKDVEGDKKNGVYTVPVLFGEQWGKIIVGAGIFLSFVLSVILFNEPRLFWWALFFGGLAFWIIINKSINPRRLPWWILGVVVLYGMIMMKVVFL, from the coding sequence ATGGCTAAGTTCTTGCCTAAAATTATTGACCGGATTGAAAACAGCCCCGTTACTTTCTGGTTCTGGCTGGCTTCTTTTTCAGCCATTATAATAATTCGAATTCTCATTGAAAACTGGCTGGAAGGTTTTCGCTCCCGATCCGGACTTTTTATTTTTTACGAGTTCACTCACACCTTCCTCTTCTTCCTGATCGCCTATCTGCTTTTCTTGTGGATTTTAAAAAGAATTTTATCCGCTGATTTTCGAAAAATTTCCAATGTCCTCCTTTGGGGATATTTAATTATTCTTACTCCTCCCATCGCGGACTATATTATTTCCCACGGAAAAGGATTCTGGAGTTTTTATGAATTCGACGGGCTCAAAGGACTGATAACTAGATTCTTTACATTTTTCGGCAGCACGCCGGAAATCGGAGTGACTTACGGAGTGAGAATAGAAGTAGCTATTGCCATACTCTTTATCGGCTTATACAGTTTTCTGAAATCAAAAAATATTCTAAAATCCTTGTTCCTTTTCCTTCTTTCCTATCTTGTCTTTTTTGTTTTAGGGACTTTTCCTTCCTGGATAACTATTGCTGTCAAGGGCTTTTCCAAAGGATTTTTAGCGGTTACGGATGTAGACGTCGCCCAGATGTTTTTGACGCCGGCAAGAATTTTTTCGCGGGAAATCCCTGATATTGTCAGTACCCTTAATATAAAGATGAGCTTGGTTTATTCCTTGGTTTTAATTGGAATTGTCTTGCTGGGGGTGTTCTTTGACTGGAAAAACAGATTTTTAGCTTTTTTGAAAAATGCCAGATTCCCTCAGCTCATCTATCACGGCGGCTTGCTTATGGTGGGAATGGGACTGGCAGTTATTTTTACTGATAGCTGGATCACATTTAATTTTTTTAATGTTTCCAGTTTTTTGGTTCTTTTGTCATCCATTTTCTGCGCCTGGCTAGCATCAGTGGTGATCAATGACATTCAGGATAAAGATATTGATAAAATAACCAACCAGACGAGACCGCTGGCCACAGGAACATTTACGCTGGAAGAATACAAGACCATCGGCTGGATTTTGTTTTTGGTTTCAATTTTGTTTTCCGCCATTGTTAATTTTAAAATCGCCTTGCTACTTCTGGTTTATCAAGCCATCGCCTGGTTGTACTCTTGCTGGCCCCTGCGGCTCAAACGATTTGCCTTTGTTTCGACCTTTGTGAGCGCCATTGCATCACTTCTGATTTTGTTTTCCGGTTTTATACTGGTTTCGCCTGAGCAGAATATAAAAGGCCTTCCCTTTTCCATTGTGGCGCTTCTAGTAATTGGTTATACTTTGGCGCTTCCCATCAAGGATTTCAAGGACGTTGAAGGAGATAAAAAAAACGGGGTGTACACCGTTCCCGTCCTTTTTGGCGAACAGTGGGGAAAAATTATCGTGGGCGCGGGAATTTTTCTTTCGTTCGTTTTGAGTGTGATATTATTTAACGAACCGCGGCTGTTCTGGTGGGCGCTGTTTTTCGGCGGTCTCGCCTTCTGGATAATTATTAATAAAAGTATAAATCCGCGGCGCCTGCCGTGGTGGATTTTGGGAGTAGTGGTTTTGTACGGAATGATAATGATGAAAGTAGTTTTCCTGTAG
- a CDS encoding UvrD-helicase domain-containing protein — translation MKGILANLNPQQKEAVATTDGPILIIAGAGSGKTRTLTHRVAYLIREKKINPQNILAVTFTNKAADEMRGRIIKLLKTDNQPASPASGQLTTALPHVGTFHAICAKILRREIGKLGYKSSFNIIDDQDQLALAKKICKTLEVNTDQFNPLTLLDAISRAKNELVDVDRYEENIGGYYEEIVVKVYKEYQKTLLENNSVDFDDLIALTVKIFQKFLDVLRKYQKLFRYVLVDEYQDTNHAQYVLVNMLAKEHRNLCVVGDDWQSIYGWRQADIRNILSFEKDYPEAKVIALEQNYRSTQVILDAAYGVISKNINRTDKKLWTEKSGGHLISVYEAEDEKEEAEFVTEEIIRLVGEKSSGSFDRARDDKNGKFSFSNFAVFYRTHAQSRMLEEMFLRQSIPYRIVGGIKFYQRKEVKDIIAYLRLIQNPNDYISLERIIDEPKRGIGEKTLEYWSAIAKKNRLDLIIMGLQISNSKFLISNQIPNSKSQINSKMDAVVKFCDFIKRMRKLSRKVKLTDLIEKVIKESGYEKMLLDGTMEGETRWENIQELLSVAKKYDDLKGEAALEGFLEEVALVTSTEDIDQSKNAVHLMTLHSAKGLEFPFVFIVGLEEGLLPHSRSTLSAEEMEEERRLMYVGITRAKVKVYLLFARERTIFGSTQANFPSRFLDDIPPHLIEDAEIKNYFSSGTNEANKLKAKFKDGDRVKHDEFGEGIVISVQDDIATVAFRKAGVKNISLEFSGLRKSK, via the coding sequence ATGAAGGGTATTTTGGCTAATCTCAACCCCCAGCAGAAAGAGGCAGTCGCGACAACCGACGGACCGATTTTGATTATCGCCGGAGCGGGATCGGGGAAAACCAGGACTCTCACCCATCGGGTGGCATATTTGATAAGAGAAAAAAAGATCAATCCCCAAAACATTTTGGCGGTAACTTTTACCAACAAGGCGGCCGATGAGATGAGGGGAAGAATCATTAAATTACTAAAAACTGACAACCAACCTGCCTCGCCGGCAAGCGGGCAACTAACAACTGCTTTGCCCCACGTCGGAACCTTCCACGCCATTTGCGCTAAGATTTTACGCCGGGAAATTGGAAAACTTGGCTACAAGAGTTCTTTTAATATCATTGACGATCAGGATCAACTGGCTCTGGCGAAAAAAATTTGCAAAACACTGGAAGTTAATACTGATCAGTTTAATCCTCTTACTTTACTGGATGCAATCAGCCGCGCGAAAAATGAACTGGTTGATGTTGACCGGTACGAAGAAAATATTGGCGGATACTACGAAGAAATAGTAGTGAAAGTTTACAAAGAATATCAGAAAACGCTTTTGGAAAACAATTCAGTTGATTTTGATGACCTTATTGCACTTACCGTGAAAATTTTTCAAAAGTTCCTCGATGTTTTGAGGAAATATCAAAAACTTTTTCGCTATGTTCTGGTAGACGAATATCAAGACACTAACCATGCTCAATACGTTCTGGTGAATATGCTCGCGAAAGAGCACCGCAATCTTTGCGTCGTGGGGGACGACTGGCAGTCAATTTATGGCTGGCGCCAGGCGGATATCAGAAATATCTTGAGTTTTGAAAAGGACTACCCGGAAGCCAAAGTGATTGCTCTGGAGCAGAACTACCGGTCCACTCAAGTGATCCTTGACGCCGCTTATGGGGTAATCTCAAAAAATATAAATCGCACTGACAAAAAACTCTGGACTGAAAAATCCGGCGGGCATTTAATTTCGGTGTATGAAGCGGAAGACGAAAAGGAGGAGGCGGAGTTTGTGACAGAGGAAATAATTAGATTAGTCGGAGAAAAAAGTTCGGGATCCTTCGACAGGGCTCGGGACGACAAAAATGGAAAATTTTCATTTTCCAATTTTGCCGTATTTTACCGAACTCACGCCCAATCCCGGATGCTAGAAGAGATGTTTTTGCGCCAATCCATTCCCTACCGGATCGTCGGCGGAATTAAATTCTATCAGCGCAAAGAAGTGAAAGACATTATTGCTTATCTGCGGCTCATTCAAAATCCCAACGACTATATTTCGCTAGAGCGGATTATTGATGAACCAAAAAGGGGCATTGGAGAAAAGACACTGGAGTACTGGTCAGCGATTGCTAAAAAAAATCGTCTAGATTTAATTATAATGGGTCTCCAAATTTCTAATTCCAAATTTCTAATTTCTAATCAAATCCCAAATTCCAAATCCCAAATTAATTCCAAAATGGATGCAGTAGTTAAGTTCTGTGATTTTATCAAGCGAATGAGGAAATTAAGCAGAAAAGTAAAACTGACTGACCTGATAGAGAAAGTTATCAAGGAAAGCGGTTATGAAAAAATGCTTTTGGATGGAACAATGGAGGGAGAAACACGCTGGGAAAATATTCAGGAACTTTTGTCGGTGGCTAAAAAATATGACGATCTTAAAGGAGAAGCGGCGCTGGAGGGGTTTCTTGAGGAAGTGGCGCTGGTGACCAGCACTGAAGATATTGATCAAAGCAAAAACGCGGTGCATCTGATGACGCTTCACAGCGCCAAAGGACTGGAATTCCCTTTTGTTTTTATCGTCGGGCTGGAAGAGGGATTGTTGCCGCATTCACGAAGCACTTTATCAGCAGAGGAGATGGAAGAAGAAAGGCGGCTGATGTACGTGGGAATCACCCGCGCAAAAGTTAAGGTTTATCTTCTTTTCGCCAGAGAACGAACAATTTTTGGCTCCACTCAAGCTAATTTTCCCTCACGGTTTTTGGACGACATACCGCCGCATCTTATTGAAGATGCGGAAATAAAAAATTATTTTTCTAGCGGAACTAATGAAGCTAATAAACTAAAAGCTAAATTTAAAGATGGTGACCGGGTAAAACATGATGAATTTGGCGAAGGGATTGTGATTTCTGTTCAAGATGATATCGCCACGGTAGCTTTCAGAAAAGCCGGAGTTAAAAATATTTCTTTAGAGTTTTCAGGACTTAGGAAATCAAAATAA